The following proteins come from a genomic window of Mesorhizobium sp. 131-2-1:
- a CDS encoding TIR domain-containing protein: MARRTFFLFHHDEDKWRARNVRNSWVVRPQDQIDRGFFDSSVFEAAKNESPTALKNFLRNSLDNTSVTCVLSGRLTWQRRWVRYEIVRSILKGNGLLTVDVDGVKNVAGEAGLKGADPLAQVGLYKTSSGIFVAEWKSGKWVKYDDYTLAVSAGDLWFKPPTSDTVVEISNHYIRYDFTKQNGRQNIGGWIETAAGLAGRSVPL, translated from the coding sequence ATGGCTCGGAGGACGTTCTTCTTATTCCATCATGACGAAGACAAGTGGCGCGCAAGGAACGTGCGCAACAGCTGGGTTGTCCGTCCGCAAGATCAGATTGATCGTGGCTTCTTCGACAGTAGCGTGTTCGAGGCCGCCAAGAACGAGAGCCCCACCGCGCTCAAGAATTTCTTACGTAATAGCTTGGACAACACGTCCGTGACCTGCGTACTTTCTGGAAGGCTCACGTGGCAGAGACGATGGGTCCGATACGAGATTGTTCGTAGCATTCTGAAGGGGAATGGGCTGCTTACGGTTGACGTTGATGGCGTCAAGAACGTCGCGGGCGAGGCCGGCCTCAAGGGTGCGGATCCATTGGCGCAGGTGGGGCTCTACAAAACGTCGAGTGGCATTTTCGTCGCCGAATGGAAGAGCGGCAAATGGGTAAAGTATGACGACTATACCCTGGCGGTCTCGGCGGGCGACCTCTGGTTCAAACCGCCGACCAGTGACACGGTTGTCGAAATCTCTAATCATTATATTCGTTACGACTTCACGAAGCAAAACGGTCGCCAAAACATAGGTGGTTGGATCGAAACGGCGGCGGGTTTGGCTGGCCGGTCAGTTCCATTGTAG